One Hyperolius riggenbachi isolate aHypRig1 chromosome 12, aHypRig1.pri, whole genome shotgun sequence genomic window, ataaccgcatgcttgttcccaaggatttttccgggaagtggcaagtggctattgcttcccaatgctacccaccccaccaccctttacaaagcgagtaaaagtaagcatcacaatatggaccagcatgccatattttgctgcttccccaagggtcactataaccgcatgcttgttcccaaggatttttccgggaagtggcaagtggctattgcttcccaatgctacccgccccaccaccctttacaaagcgagtaaaagtaagcatcacaatatggaccagcatgccatattttgctgcttccccaagggtcactataaccgcatgcttgttcccaaggatttttccgggaagtggcaagtggctattgcttcccaatgctacccgccccaccaccctttacaaagcgagtaaaagtaagcatcacaatatggaccagcatgccatattttgctgcttccccaaggcccactataaccgcatgcttgttcccaaggatttttccaGGAAGTGGCATGCGGTTATTACAGGCAACATGCAGTAAGAAAACATACAACCATACAAttcacaggggaaaaaaaaaaaaaggaatttttttttttaaattaaatctgGCTATATTGAAAGGGGTCTTCTCCCACAGAAGATACAAAATAGTTTGCAAATTTGTCACGGACAGTTCCAGCTGCTGAGGTGTGACGTACGAAGCTGCCAGTGTGATCTGTGAAGGCCGCATCCACAATTTCATCGTAATTCACACCTTCCTTTTCACGCACAAAGTTGTGCAGTACACATGCTGCTTTTACAACATTGTCTACATGGTCAGGGGTCATCACCAGAGTGCTGTGGAAAACCCGCCATTTGTTAGACAACACTCCAAACACACACTCCACAAAACGGCGGGCTTTGGTGAGACGGTAATTAAACACCTTCTTCTTTGTGTCCAGATCTCTCTTTGGGTATGGCTTCATCAAATTGACATGAAGTGCAAAGGCTTCATCTCCGACCATCACATGTGGCATTGGTTCCCCATGTTCCTGGATTGGTTTAGGCCCCGGGAGGTTCAAAGTACCATTGTACAACCGGCTGCCAATGAGAGACGATCGGAAGATGTTGGAATCTGCAGTACTGCCATAGGATCCTACATCAATCGTCAGAAACTTATAGTTGGCATCGACAACTGCCATGAGCACCactgaaaagtacttcttatagtTGTAGTACCGTGATCCAGAACCACTTGGAAGTTGTATCCGAATATGTTTTCCATCCACGGCACCAACACAATTTGGAAACTTGGCCTTTTTAAGGAAGGAGTCTGCAGCATCCTTCCACAACTGCTCAGTCGGTGAAGGCATGAAGATTGGCTGCAAGACTTCCCATATCTTCTGGCACGTGTCGTGAACAATCCCTTGCACTGTTGATCTACCCAAACGAAACTGGTAGTGTAAGGAGGCAAAAGTCTCACCCGTAGCAAGGAATCtagaaaaatggggaaaaaaaattagccttcacaaacacaaaaaaacacttgtaacacACAGCGAATAAACTACATACATTAGGTGTACTCACCGCAGTGTCACCAGGAGACGCTCAGCAGGACTCACTGGTGAACGCATGTTGGTATGCTGCCTGTGAAGGGAAGGAGATAGCAGGACCAACAGCTCGTCAAAGGAATCCACGGTCATCCGCACGTAGCCAAAGAAACGAGCAGGATGTCTTCTGAGATCGTGGTAAAGGGACATAAATGCACCTCTACTGGATCTCTCTGCAACAATAGGATGAACCCACAGCCTCCCAGCACTCACCCTGTGACCCGTCGGAGGCCTCGACAGAAGCGCCCTGAGAGTCACAAGCTTCAGCTGAACAAGGCACGCTTGAATCTCATCCATATCTCCAGCAAGAAAAACGCAATTCACAATACAAACCAGAGCTCTGGGCAAAGTATGTCACCAGCACTCGGAGTACAGGAAGTACAaaggtatttccgcttcctgcagACACATAACCAAGCCCTTTCCCTTTAAAAACGCCCACTTCGTGTAAAAGCCAGCAAAAGCCAAGAAAACGCAACGCTAGCAAACGCTACTACATGAAAGCTAATAAAAGCCTGTAAACGCTTAGCAGTTAAACGCTAgcgttcttgaaaaaaaaacgcGGGCGTTTGAACGCGGCGTTTAAAAACGctccgcagacgtccgtctgaaccagccctaactcacaatttatctttttttttttaattacttaacTTAtattttatctctccttatctaacttaactcaagatgtatctctccttaaagtgaatgggaaccgcagttaaaaaaaatgagatacatacttacccaaggagagggaaggctctgggtcctatagagccttcccgcacctctcttggtcccctcgttccagtgctggcttgcccgatagcagtatttgactaatttagttaaatactgctttacccggccgaaggaggcttcagaagtcttcagggagcccgagtgctcctgaataagggcggccctgtactgcacctgcgcaagcacgctctcttgcacgctcacgcctgtgcagtatggagccgcacgccttcgggaggacacggctcccgaagactaccAAAtaccctttggggggggggggggattgaaacgggggtgggggggggggagccagcacaggatagagggcaccgagagaggagacggaaggctctatacgacacagagccttccctctccttaggtaagtatttgcttcattttttttttaaatgcggttcccattcactttaactgaTTTaattcatgatttatctctcaacTGTTCTTCTCATGAAATATCTCTTGTGATTTCTTTATCTCTTGCATTAGTTCTCCTTACAACTAAGGTACATCTAGTGAtgttgggcagattcaaccaagagacaaatctctctctgatcgaatcttattagagagaaatctgtctgctgcccatacaccactggCTGATTCCCGAACAATTGCAGTCTCACCGCTgctccctagtgtataaatgtatacCCATCTCCTGCACTCTGTGGACGCACTGCAGACCGGCGGTGAGCAGGCAAATTCTTTGTGGCATCTGAATGGCTTTTGGAGCCGTTGGTAGCCATGCTGCAATGCCACTTTGCACTGTGCAGGTCACGAGCAGCCTGGTATGGGTGTGATACTAATGTAAAGTTGCGTGTAAGTAAGACACTGCAGGCACCGCGCTATAGATGGGGTGTTTTATTAGCAACGCATTTCAGGGGAATAACCTCCCGTTCATCAGGCAAAACATACAATTGTAGTTACAGAATGATTTAAATACAATGTAGATAGTTAATTGAAGTGATGTTATACAAGTTTAGCCAATCCCTGGCAGTTTGTGCAAATAAAAGGTCCTCTAATCCCAATTTAGCCAATCACcggtttttatgcaaatatacaggtgaaacttaaaaaattagaatatcattaaccacttgccgaccgcccacagcccatgggcggcggcaaagtggatgccttaaggaccgcaatacgccttagggcgttgcgtccttttcctatgccgggggagcgatcgcgtcattgatgacgcgcgcttcccccggcaactggccccgcccacccgccgtaacatcccgccggccatacggaagcgccggcgggatgttaaccccgcgatcgccgctacaaagtgtataatacactttgtaatgtatacaaagtgtattatacaggctgcctcctgccctggtggtcccagtgtccgagggaccaccagggcaggctgcagccaccctagtctgcacccaaacacactgatctgccccccccgcccactgatcgaccacagcacccctcagaccccccccctgcccaccccccagacccctgtttgcacccaatcaccccctaataacccatcaatcactccctgtcactatctgtcaacgctatttttttttattccccccccctgccccctgccccctcctgatcacccccccacccctcagattctccccaggccccccccagacccccccccccctgtgtactgtatgcatctatcccccctgataacctgtcaatcacctgtcaatcacccatcaatcacccatcaatcaccccctgtcactgccacccaacaatcggcccctaacctgccccttgcgggcaatctgatcactcacccacaccaatagatcgcccgcagatccgatatcagatcacctcccaaatccattgtttacatctattctctcctctaaacacccactaattacccatcaatcacccatcaatcaccccctatcaccacctgtcacttttacctatcagatcagaccctaatctgccccttgcgggcacccaatcacccgccaacacgctcagattgccctctgacccccccttatcaattcgccagtgcattaattacatctgttctcccctgtaataacccactgatcacctgtcaatcacctgccaatcacctatcacccatcaatcaccccctgtcactgccacccatcaatcagcccctgtcattgccacccatcaatcaccccctgtcactgccacccatcaatcagtccctaacctgccccttgcgggcaatctgatcacccacacacaccatccgatcgcctgcagacccgcagtcagatcacctcccaagtgcattgcatctgttctctcctctaaacacccactaattacccatcaatcaccccctgtcactgctacccatcagattagacccccatctgcccctagggcacccaatcacccgcccacaccctcagaccccagccctgatcacctcgccattgcattacttgcatctattccccccactaatcacaccttgagacacccatcaatcacctcctgtcactacctgtcaccccctagcacacctacccatcagatcaggccctaatttgccccgtgtgggctcctgatcactcggccaaaccctcagatccccctcagacccccttccgatcacctccccagtgcattgagtgcatctattttcccctctaatcaccccctgagacacccatcattcacctcctgtcacccccctagcactcctatccatcagatcaggcccaatacaacctgtcatctaaaaggccaccctgcttatgaccggttccacaaaattcgccccctcatagaccacctgtcatcaaaatttgcagatgcttatacccctgaacagtcattttgagacatttggtttccagactactcacggttttgggcctgtaaaatgccagggcggtataggaaccccacaagtgaccccattttagaaaaaagacaccccaaggtattctgttaggtgtatgacgagttcatagaatattttattttttgtcaaaagttagcggaaattgctttttattgggtttttttttcacaaagtgtcatttttcactaacttgtgactaaaagtaaaatcttctatgacctcgccatacacctaatggaataccttggggtgtcttctttctaaaatggggtcacttgtggggttcctatactgccctggcattttaggggccctaaaccgtgaggaggagtagtctagaaaacaaatgcctcaaaatgacctgtgaataggacgttgggccccttagcgcacctaggctgcaaaaaaagtgtcacacgtggtatcgccgtactcaggagaagtagtataatgtgttttggggtgtatttttacacatacccatgctgggtgggagaaatctctctgtaaatggacaattgtgtgtaaaaaaaatcaaacaattgtcatgtacagagatatttctaccacccagcatgggtatgtgtaaaaatacaccccaaaacacattatactacttctcctgagtacggcggtaccacatgtgtggcacttttttacaccctaagtgcgctaaggggcccaaagtccaatgagtacctttaggatttcacaggtcattttgcgacatttggtttcaagactactcttcacggttcagggcccctaaaatgccagggcagtataggaaccccacaaatgaccccattctagaaaggagacaaccaaaggtattccattaggtgtatggcgaggtcatagaagattttattttttgtcacaagttagcggaatatgacactttgtgaagaaaaacaattcaaatcaatttccgctaacttgtggcaaaaaaataaaatcttctatgaactcaccatactcctaacggaatacctttgggtgtcttctttgtaaaatggggtcattagtggggttcctatactgccctggcattttaggggccctaaaccgtgaggagtagtcttgaaacaaaaatgacctgtgaaatcctaaaggtactcattggactttgggccctttagcgcagttagggtgcaaaaaagtgccacacatgtggtattgccgtactcgggagaagtagtataatgtgttttggggtgtatttttacacatacccatgctgggtgggagaaatacttctgtaaatgacaatcttttgatttttttacacacaattgtccatttacagagttatttctcccacccagcatgggtatgtgtaaaaatacaccccaaaacacattgtactacttctccagagtacggcaataccacatgtgtggcacttttttgcaccctaactgcgctaaagggcccaaagtccaatgagtacctttaggatttcacaggtcattttgcggaatttgatttccagactactcctcatggtttagggcccctaaaatgccagggcagtataggaaccccacaaatgacccaattttagaaagaagacacccaaaggtattccgttaggagtatggtgagttcatagaagtttttatttttttgtcacaagttagcggaaattgattttaattgtttttttcacaaagtgtc contains:
- the LOC137541914 gene encoding uncharacterized protein, coding for MPSPTEQLWKDAADSFLKKAKFPNCVGAVDGKHIRIQLPSGSGSRYYNYKKYFSVVLMAVVDANYKFLTIDVGSYGSTADSNIFRSSLIGSRLYNGTLNLPGPKPIQEHGEPMPHVMVGDEAFALHVNLMKPYPKRDLDTKKKVFNYRLTKARRFVECVFGVLSNKWRVFHSTLVMTPDHVDNVVKAACVLHNFVREKEGVNYDEIVDAAFTDHTGSFVRHTSAAGTVRDKFANYFVSSVGEDPFQYSQI